The DNA segment tctctctctctgtcccctcccactcatgctgtctctctctctctaaaaataaacttaggggcacctgagtggctcagccggctgagcatccaacttcagctcaggtcatgatctcgcggtttgtgagttcgagccctgcgtcgggctctgtgctgacagctcagagcctggagcctgcttcggattctgggtctccctctctctctgcccctcccctgctcatgctctgtctctgtctcaaaaataaataaaatatctaaaaataaacagGGATCAGacctaaataaaactttattaaaaaacttCTGTAAAAAAATACAGGCATcaagctatgtgaccttgagtcaTCAAAAGgacaatccataaaagaacaaTTTCAAACTGGACAATCAAAATTTacaacttcatcaaaatttacaacaaaagatactgttaagagaatgataagccacagactaggaaaaaatatttcaaaacatattatgtGAAAAGAATTCATATTCCAAATGTTCAAGGAActcttaaaatacaataataagaaagcaaacaacctaattttaacaggcaaaaaattcaaacagacattttatcaaagaagatacatcaatggcaaataagcacataaaaagatgctcaataccattaggaaatgcagattaaaactaCAAGATACCAggggcctaggtggcttagtcagttgagcgtccaactttgatttcagcttgggtcatgatctcagtggttcgtgggttcgagccctgtgtcagcctctgtgctgagaagggattctctgcctctctctctctctctgcccctcccctgcaagtgctgtctcggtctctctcaaaaataaacttcaaaacaacacaaaaaaaatacaagataccAGTATATGTTAGCTAAAATTAAAGACTATAtaccaagtattggcaaggatgtagaggaaCTGAAATTTtcatatactgttggtgggaatgtgaaaaaGTATAGGCCCTTtggaaatagtttggcagttAAATGTTCACCTATCATATAAACCAGCCATTCCAATTCTAGGTATTTGCTCAGGAAAAATGAAGCATTCGTCTATCTGTACAAAGGTTTGCatacaaatatttacaacatttcATAATAAAGAGTGAATAAACTAGCATATATCCATACTATACAATACCACTAAGCaagtaaaaaaatgaactattcacacacactacaacatggatgaatctcaaaataaccATGCTGAGTAAAATACACCAATAAAAAAGTGCATACTCTATTATTCCATTTctacaaaattctagaaaatgcaaactaatctacaTAACTGTAAGAGATCAATGGCTGCCTGGGGATGCAAAGGAGAATAATGgatatgtttgttttcttgcctttggtgattatttcacagatatatacatatgtcaaaaccaATCAAACTGCACACAAATATGTGTagtttatatgtcaattatatatgaaaaaaagctGTTAGAAGTTATGTTCTTACTCTTAAAGCCAATGGTAGTATACATCTTGACTGAACACAAAAGGGGGCTCTTCCAATGATTCTTTTGTATCTGAAGCCCAAAATAGATTCTGATAATAATATAGTGAAGGGACACACAGGGTCCAGAGTATACATTGCTAACAAATGACTATTCTATTTCATGCCCATTAAGAGAAAAAGATACTGCCTTATATGAAAAAACTGAATGAAGAGATTTCCTACTCTAAACCATAAATCAACCATCCACCTTAAATTAAATTACTTTACAAATTAACCAAAGGGGCTACTTATAGAGTTTAAATCAAAGATggcagttttggggcacctggatggttcagttggttaagcatccaactgttgatcttggctcaggtcatgatctcacagttcgagagttcgagccccgtgctgggctctatgctgacagcatgagctTGTTTGGGATatggtctcttcctctttttgctccttccctgcttacacacacacacacacacactctctctctctctctctctctcaaaataaactttaaaaaaataaaaatggtagtCTTATTTGCCTtaacaaaattctaaaattcagtaACAATTTAGGGAATTTGTTATATTAACAAAAAACATCTCTAAAGCTATCTGAGCCAGGAGGAAATTTTAATACAACTTTAGTTTTAAGACCAACTCCTCCAAAAAAGACGTGAATACTTTTGTTAAGTAATTTTGACAAACAAGGAGCCGAAGactagaaaataaacattctaaaaaaagtaaattttgattatggcatatatacataaatgaatggcTGAGTTCATATaactgcagagagagaaaagccaagcAACCTCACTCACCTATTTTGTTCCTCCAGTTTAGCCAGGAGTTCTAAGTCGTCTGGACTCAACTGTGAAGGGGAAGATGGTGAAAGGGCTGGCGTGGATAGTGTGGTAGATGAGGATGTAGTGTGTAATGAGGCAGATGGACTTGCCACCTGACTGGCCATCTGACTGACTGTATGTGATACTGTGTTCTTCACCCATGAGAGAGTAGAACTCAGCTTTTCTGCAACCTTGTCTGTCGCCacctacaaataaaaattaaagttgaaaatattttagttttactaCATTTATTACCAAGAACTTGGTAACCCTGTTAAGTTTTACTTAATAACCACCATCACAATATTTTCTTTGAGGTGATAAAGGTAAAACCTACTTTACCAACGATTAGCCTAACATTAGCttttgggaaatatttatttcaattctgCAATGTGAACAAACTAgaacagtgttttccaaactaCAGGTTGAAACTCATCAGGGAGTAATATAATCTACATGAGAAATAAAACcagcatttttgaaaaatgagaaagaacaggggcacctgggtggctcagtcagttaaacatctgactgttgatttcagctcaggtcacgatcttgtagttgtgagatcaagccccgtgtcaggttgtggagcctgcctaagattctctcacCCCTTCCCTCTGCCAATACCCTGCTAATGTGCAAgcgctctctctcacaaaaaaaaaaaaaaaaggaaaataacaaaaaatatcaGTGTCAATATATACTGTCTTATGAAATTGTTTCAGTTACATGTGTGTATTAAAACTATATACTACATGTAGATATAATTCATGAGCGTACTGAGTTGGGATATAAAACGTATtctgtagggacacctgggtggctcaactggttgagcgtttcactcttgatttcagctcaggtcatgatccccaggtcgtgggatcgagccttgcacagggctccacattgagcctgcagcctacttgagattctctgctctctccctctgctgccccccccaccccaattaaaaaaaaaaaatgtattctgtagTCAAAATCATTTGAAAGCCAAGGATTAAAATATGTCCATTTGGTGATAAGGATAGGAGAATGCTGTAACATTactaataattcaataaaaactgGGTTTGCTTAGCATAAGACATAATGAGACTCATGACATCTGTCTTCAAACAAcaacagagtatttttaaaaaagagagacttttTCTAGAGAACAAAATTATGATAAATGGTTGAGTTAGCAGAGTGGGAAAGATGCAAGACACAATTTTCACATAGTTGGaactactcagaaataaaatggCATGCCTAGAAAAGAGGAGACATTCCCATCACTGGCTAAAATAAAGCAGTAGTTATTAACAGCCAAACATTACAAGTTTAAGATAACTTTCTAAGTAAGCAACCAGAACTTAAAAAGCCCTTAAGATCTCAATCTCtctttacccaaaggatacaaaaatgctgattcaaaggggcacacagaccccaatgtttatagcagcactatcaacaacagccaaagcatggaaagagtccaaatgtccactgactgatgaatggataaagaagatgagttatatagagagagagtggaaTATTTCttgatgatcaaaaagaatgaaatactgggACAGGCAGCCGCCGCGATGGACGTGTTCCTCATGATCAGTTGCCACAAGACCACCATCTTCATGGACGCCAAGGAGTCGATTACCATGTTTGAGCTGAACTGCACCGTCGAGGGCATCCTCAAGCAGCCGCCCGGTGAGCAGCAGCTGTACAAGGATGACCAACTTCTGGATGATGGCAAGACACTGGGAGAGTGCGGCTTCACCAGTCAGACGGCAGGGCCACAGGCCCCAGCCACCGTGGGGCTGGCCTTCCGGGCAGATGAAGCTTTCAAGGCCCTGCGCATGGAGCTCTTCTCCAGTCCACCCGAGCTGCCCGATGTAATGAAGCCACAGGACTCAGGAAGCAGCGCCAACAAACAAGTGGTGCAGTGAGAAGGCCCCGGGCCCATCCCCAGTGCCCCCCCACCAATAAAAGAGATTTgggtgtcaaaaaaaaaaatgaatgaaatattgtcatttgcaacaatgtggatggaactagaatgtattatgctaagtgaaataagtcagagaaaagacaaatagcacatgatttcattcatatgtggaatttaagaaacataactgATGAACAcagggtaagggaaggaaaaataagataaaaacagagaaggaagctaaccagaagagactcttaaatacagagaactgacgGTTGCTAGAAGGGTACTGGGTAGGTGATAGGTATTaaagagagcacttgttgggatgagcactgggtattattgTAAatcatgaatcactaaattctacttctgaaaccattattacactatatgttaactaacttggatttaaataaaaattaaaaaaaaagaaatagcaagtgttggcaaggaagtggagGGAAAAGAACCCTTGTATGCGGCTGGCAGAAATGTAAatcagtgcagccactgtggaaagcactatggaggttcctcaaaaaattaaaaacagaaacaccaaaTGATGCAGAATCCCACTTCTAGGTACAtaaaccaaagaaaattaaaacaggagggcgcctgggtggctcagtcggttaagcatctgacttcagctcaggtcatgatctcaccactcgtgagttcaagccctgcatcgggctctatactgacagctcagagcctggagcctgcttcagattctgtgtctccctccctctctgcccctctcccactcatactctgtctctttctctcacaaataagtaaacattaaaaaatatatacttaaaaaaattaaaatatttagaaaattaaaatgggataaaaatatagatgtaaaaaaacTACCTCTGATATTCAGTGCATTACACATATGTCCACATATTCATAAATCATGCCCAACTCCTAAGCAGAttcagctgcaaaataaaatacataaataatattcaAACATGCCATTACTTCACTaatgaaaaacaatgtaaataacaGCCATATTTGAATACCTATGTAACACTAAACATTCTTAATGACGTGAGTTTACAAAATAAGGTGTAATAGGCTTTTTAAGGgactgtattttctaaaaactatCATAAAAAGAACTGCTTGATTATGAAGTACTTAGacatataaaagctaaaaaactatgaagtgcttttaTGTGCTCTGACAAGATCTTAAATTTTACAACTAAATGGCTAAAGCACTGCCAACTATTTTCGGAATCAGCATATTCTCATCTAATCTTAGTTATATATAGCAATTCATacacacagaaattaaaacaccaagacataggggcacctgggtggctcagtcggttggcatctgactttggctcaggtcatgatctcacagtctgtgagttcatgctctgcgtcgggctctgggctgacagcctggagcctggagcctgcttgagattctgtgtctccctctctctctgcccctcccccattcatgctctgtctctgtctcaaaaataaaaataaacattaaaaaaaaaaaaaagacaccaagaCATAAATTCTACCCAGATTATTTTAGCAAATACTATTCTCTTCATAGGTTGTCCAAGGGTTTTCTTACCAGAATACACAGATaactctctttctacccctctgcCCCCATTTCCTCCACCACAACCCAGCAGGAAAATTTGAtgtaaggaaaagataaaatggaaaagggATTCTAAGGTCATAGTTAAGCAACTCAATATGACACTGGAACTTCTAAGACAAAGATTTGATTACAAGTGCTGAAAAGGGCCAAAGTTTTATTAACCTAAGAACACTtgtctgggaatgcaagctggtgcagccactctggaaaacagtatggaggttcctcaaaaaactaaaaatagaactaccctatgacccagcaattgcactactaggcatttatccaagggatacaggtgtgctgtttcgaagggatacatgcactcccatttttatagcagcactatcaacaacagccaaagtatggaaagagcccaaatgtccatcaatggatgaatggataaagaagatgtggtatatatatatacaacggagtattacttggcaatcaaaaagaatgaaatcttaccatttgcaactacgtggatggaactggagggtattatgctaagtgaaattagtcagagaaagacaaaaatcatatgacttcactcatatgaggacttcaagagacaaaacagatgaacataagggaagggaaacaaaaataatataaaaacagggagggagacaaaagagactcataaatatatggagaacaaactgagggttacaggaggggttgtgggagggaggatgggctaaatgggtaagaggcactaaggaatctactcctgaaatcattgtttcactatatgctaactaatttggatataagttttaaaaaataaaaaataaaaataaaataataatggggggaaaaagaataCTTGTCATTTTCAGTAAGTCATTTTAGAACTTACTTCTCTTAGAAACAGTATTATAGAAGGGATAAGGGGACACTTTCTGTTGAGGGAAGAATCCCCAATAAAGACAAGAAGGATACAGTAGGGGACCCAAGGAAAAGAAGCACAGGGCAGATCATTTAGGTTTCCAGGCAAAAGAAGTCCTTGACAGTGCATGGACCAGTGCACAGGTTCTCAACCCAAAAAGCCAGACAGGAACCAAAGACTAATTTAGCCAGTCTTCCTTTAAAAGGTCAGAGCCGTCCGTGGTAGGTAACAAGATAACCTACTATAATTTGCAATCCTACTGATTTTTTCTACATAAATACAACTACAAATTCAGTTGTAAAGATGGCACTAATTTGTATCTCTAAATCACAGTAATCAGAAAACCTGAcgtaaaatttacagaaaaatgttaaCCTTTAATGATACCAACCATTAATTTCAAATATACTtacaacattcaaaaattaatacttcacattttcattatataaaagTTCTCTACCAGAGTTAATTgtagaaaaggcaaaagattcctattttttgctttcatttattaaaacaaataaatttaccATACCCCTTCTGCATACTGTAGCAACAGGCTTCCATTTAAAAagtttggaataaaaataaaaaataaaaaaaataaaaaataaaaagtttgtaaTAACCAAGAGCACAATCCTGACATCCTTTCAACCTTGCTGAAATTCAGCTAAAATGAGATTCAATCTAGAACTACTGAAGGCTCAACAACTCATCTTCAAAtgttaaatacttaaatataactGGAGTATTCAATTGCAGTTGTACTTTGATAAAGTCTCATACTCATGGTTCCAGAAATTCCATAGGGCTCATTTTTCATATATCAtcatgttctatttttcttttaactctacAGTACTTTTCTAAATCTCTACCCTACCACCTCTAAATCTCCTTCCCTCATCCTATGGTAAACTGAGGTCAATAATAAATCTGACAATGCCATTATATCACAAAGTTCCTGTCTACCTCATAGAGGAGTTAAGCACTTACTTTTAAATAtgaacatattttgaaaaggTTAAAACCATCATTATAAACGTTTAGTAATCAGGCACAAATGaccacatattgtaggattccatttagataaaatgtccagaataggcaaattcagagACATAAAGTATATCAGTGGCTTCAAGGGGCTAGGAGAATGACATaggatttatttttggaaagacaAAATGCTCTGGGATTCtactgtggtgatggttacacaaccgtgtgaatacactaaatgccactgaacttcacactttaaatgagtggatttatagtatgtgaattatatctcagttttaaAAGGGCTTAGTAAATCTCAGAAAACTACATAACATATGATTCCAACCatacaaaaaaaggcaaaatgatggggacagtaaaaagatcagtagttgtTAAGGTTtggggagggatgaacaggcaaagagcacagaggatttttaaggtgGTAAAGATACTCTGTATAATACCATCATGATGGATATTTGTCATTACACACTTGATCAAATCCATACAATGCACAACActaagagtgaactctaatgtaaactacggactttgggtgattatgatgtgtcaatgtaggaaCATGACACATAAACCACTCTGTTGGGGAAGGCTGATAAAGGGGGAAGCCAAGCGTATTGGAGGGCAGAAAGTGtacgggaaatctctgtactttccactcaattttgctgtgaatctaaaactgttcttaaaGAATAAGTAAAATCTTAATAAAGTTTAGTAGGAATCTTATAGATTACTACAATATTTGAAT comes from the Acinonyx jubatus isolate Ajub_Pintada_27869175 chromosome C1, VMU_Ajub_asm_v1.0, whole genome shotgun sequence genome and includes:
- the LOC106968068 gene encoding elongin-B-like yields the protein MDVFLMISCHKTTIFMDAKESITMFELNCTVEGILKQPPGEQQLYKDDQLLDDGKTLGECGFTSQTAGPQAPATVGLAFRADEAFKALRMELFSSPPELPDVMKPQDSGSSANKQVVQ